The Pseudomonas extremaustralis genome contains a region encoding:
- a CDS encoding DMT family transporter has translation MSFIVVLLVAFSIVLDVIGQLCFKIGLDRLPELEGEFRLNAFWGQVFNAPLLWAGIGAYAVEFFVWLEALSRAPLSLLFPSAALAYCGVVLAGKVVLGENVSRRRWLGTLVITCGVMLVAISGSQV, from the coding sequence GTGAGCTTTATCGTGGTGTTGCTGGTGGCGTTTTCCATCGTGCTCGATGTGATCGGCCAGTTGTGTTTCAAGATCGGCCTGGACCGTTTGCCGGAGCTGGAGGGTGAGTTCCGCCTGAATGCGTTCTGGGGCCAGGTGTTCAATGCGCCGTTGCTGTGGGCGGGCATCGGGGCCTACGCGGTGGAGTTTTTCGTCTGGCTCGAAGCCTTGTCCCGCGCGCCGTTGAGTCTGTTGTTTCCATCCGCGGCGCTGGCGTATTGCGGTGTGGTGCTGGCGGGCAAAGTGGTGCTGGGGGAAAACGTCAGCCGTCGTCGTTGGCTGGGCACGCTGGTGATTACTTGTGGCGTGATGCTGGTGGCTATTTCCGGGAGTCAGGTATGA
- a CDS encoding GNAT family N-acetyltransferase, giving the protein MLIRALGASDADAYRALMLEAYGAYPQAFTSSVAERAAMPLSWWEKRLENPLDRVLGAYVGAELAGIVGLAFEPREKARHKVTLFGMYVTAAHQQQGLGRRLVEAALDEARKHPRLKVIQLTVTAGNAAAFALYRRCGFIQFGLEPLAVRVGVEYFDKLHLWRELQEQ; this is encoded by the coding sequence GTGCTGATCCGCGCACTCGGCGCCAGCGATGCCGACGCTTATCGGGCCTTGATGCTGGAGGCCTACGGCGCCTATCCCCAGGCCTTCACCTCCAGCGTGGCCGAGCGCGCAGCGATGCCGTTGAGCTGGTGGGAAAAGCGCCTGGAAAACCCGCTGGACCGCGTGCTCGGCGCCTATGTCGGCGCTGAACTGGCCGGCATCGTCGGGCTGGCCTTCGAGCCTCGAGAGAAGGCCCGGCACAAAGTGACCCTGTTCGGCATGTACGTAACGGCGGCCCACCAACAACAAGGCCTGGGCCGCCGGTTGGTGGAAGCGGCACTTGATGAGGCGCGCAAACACCCGCGCCTCAAGGTAATCCAACTGACCGTCACCGCCGGCAACGCGGCCGCCTTTGCGCTGTACCGGCGTTGCGGGTTTATTCAGTTCGGCCTGGAGCCGCTGGCGGTACGGGTGGGCGTCGAGTATTTCGACAAGCTCCACCTGTGGCGCGAACTGCAGGAGCAGTGA
- a CDS encoding DsbA family oxidoreductase, which translates to MSTPLKIDFVSDVSCPWCVIGLRGLTEALDQLGDEVQAEIHFQPFELNPDMPAEGQNIVEHISEKYGSSAEESQANRARIRDMGAELGFAFRTDGQSRIYNTFDAHRLLHWAGLEGLQFNLKEALFKAYFSDGQDPSDHATLAIIAESVGLDIKRAAEILASDEYAAEVREQEQLWVSRGVSSVPTIVFNDQYAVSGGQPVETFVGAIRQIIRESRS; encoded by the coding sequence ATGAGTACTCCCCTGAAAATCGATTTCGTCAGCGACGTGTCCTGCCCCTGGTGCGTCATCGGCCTGCGCGGCCTGACCGAAGCCCTCGACCAGTTGGGCGACGAGGTGCAGGCCGAGATCCATTTCCAGCCGTTCGAACTGAACCCGGACATGCCCGCCGAGGGGCAGAACATCGTCGAACACATCAGTGAAAAATACGGCTCCAGCGCCGAAGAGTCCCAAGCCAACCGCGCGCGCATCCGCGACATGGGCGCCGAGCTGGGCTTTGCCTTCCGCACCGATGGCCAGAGCCGCATCTACAACACCTTCGACGCCCATCGCCTGCTGCATTGGGCCGGGTTGGAAGGCCTGCAGTTCAACCTCAAGGAAGCGCTGTTCAAGGCGTATTTCAGCGACGGCCAGGACCCCTCCGATCACGCCACCCTGGCGATCATCGCCGAGAGCGTCGGCCTGGATATCAAGCGTGCGGCCGAGATTCTGGCCAGCGACGAATACGCCGCCGAGGTGCGCGAGCAGGAGCAACTGTGGGTCTCCCGTGGCGTCAGCTCGGTGCCGACCATTGTGTTCAACGACCAGTACGCCGTCAGCGGTGGCCAGCCGGTCGAAACCTTTGTCGGTGCGATCCGCCAGATCATCCGCGAATCCCGATCCTGA
- a CDS encoding aspartate aminotransferase family protein, translating into MSDIRIASAEDQILLDKEAKYCSYGDTVHYIEPPRIFSRCEGSYVWDTEDQAYLDLQMWYSAVNFGYANPRLNNALKQQIDTLPQIASQYLHKGKIELSEMIAVDAKKKFGLDGRVHFNVGGSQSIEDSLKVVRNATNGKSLMFAFEGGYHGRTLGASSITSSYRYRRRYGHFGERAQFIPFPYHFRGPKGMTKEEYGSHCVQQFARLFETEYNGVWDPKVGQSEYAAFYVEPIQGTGGYVIPPMNFYRELKQVLDQHGILMVSDEIQMGFYRTGKLWSIEHFDVQPDVIVFGKALTNGLNPLGGIWAREELINPKIFPPGSTHSTFASNPLGTAVGLEMFKMTNEVDYGAMVMAKGKFFLEGLQDLQKRFPIIGDVDGLGLALRCEICGPDGFTPDKATLDYMVEEGMKGDMVVDGQKLGLILDVGGYYKNVITLAPSLEISYPEIELGLKLLEQLLVRATNR; encoded by the coding sequence ATGTCTGATATCCGAATCGCGAGCGCCGAAGACCAGATTCTTCTGGATAAAGAAGCCAAGTACTGCTCCTACGGCGACACCGTTCACTACATCGAACCACCGCGTATTTTCAGCCGTTGCGAAGGCTCCTACGTGTGGGACACCGAAGACCAGGCCTACCTCGACCTGCAAATGTGGTACTCGGCGGTCAACTTCGGCTATGCCAACCCGCGCCTGAACAACGCGCTGAAACAGCAGATCGACACCCTGCCGCAAATCGCCAGCCAGTACCTGCACAAAGGCAAGATCGAGCTGTCGGAAATGATCGCGGTCGACGCCAAGAAAAAATTCGGCCTCGACGGTCGCGTGCACTTCAACGTCGGCGGTTCGCAGTCCATCGAGGACTCCCTGAAAGTGGTGCGTAACGCCACCAACGGCAAGAGCCTGATGTTCGCCTTCGAAGGCGGCTACCACGGGCGTACCCTCGGCGCTTCGTCGATCACCTCCAGCTACCGCTACCGTCGCCGCTACGGCCACTTCGGCGAGCGCGCGCAGTTCATCCCGTTCCCGTACCACTTCCGCGGCCCTAAAGGCATGACCAAGGAAGAATACGGCAGCCACTGCGTGCAGCAATTCGCCCGTCTGTTCGAGACTGAATACAACGGCGTGTGGGACCCGAAAGTCGGCCAGAGCGAATACGCAGCGTTTTACGTCGAGCCGATCCAGGGCACCGGCGGCTACGTGATCCCGCCGATGAACTTCTACCGCGAACTCAAGCAGGTACTGGACCAGCACGGCATCCTGATGGTGTCCGACGAAATCCAGATGGGCTTCTACCGCACCGGCAAGCTGTGGTCGATCGAACACTTCGACGTACAACCGGACGTGATCGTATTCGGCAAGGCGCTGACCAACGGCCTCAACCCACTGGGCGGCATCTGGGCCCGTGAAGAGTTGATCAACCCGAAAATCTTCCCGCCAGGTTCGACCCACTCCACCTTCGCCTCCAACCCATTGGGGACGGCGGTAGGCCTGGAAATGTTCAAGATGACCAACGAAGTCGACTACGGCGCGATGGTCATGGCCAAGGGCAAGTTCTTCCTCGAAGGCCTGCAGGACCTGCAAAAACGCTTCCCGATCATCGGTGATGTCGATGGCCTGGGCCTGGCCCTGCGCTGCGAAATCTGCGGCCCGGACGGCTTCACGCCAGACAAGGCGACCCTGGACTACATGGTCGAAGAAGGCATGAAAGGCGACATGGTGGTGGACGGCCAGAAACTCGGCCTGATCCTCGACGTGGGCGGTTACTACAAAAACGTGATCACCCTGGCGCCGTCCCTGGAAATCAGCTACCCGGAAATCGAACTGGGCCTGAAGCTGCTCGAGCAATTGCTGGTGCGGGCGACCAATCGGTGA
- a CDS encoding MipA/OmpV family protein: MFKVTSAVFAGLLGLWGFSSPVLAEAITGEAGAGISYQPHDPTGSRYETRPVPYLDLDWGDVSLSTDDGLTWSALKTHGFTAGPYINYLQGRTSNGSLQGLRNVSDMAEVGGFIQYAPVDFWRVYAQLGQAVGGGHSQSGALGKIGGELGYPLGGGIIGSSGLVAHFADARQTQTFFGVDNNEAAATGFKAYNASGGFQNLTLTQSFEFPLAPHWSLLTSASWVHLVGSASNSSIVKQTGDVNQGQVQTAISYKFD; encoded by the coding sequence ATGTTCAAGGTTACTTCTGCTGTTTTCGCCGGTTTATTGGGCCTTTGGGGCTTTTCCAGCCCCGTCCTGGCGGAAGCAATCACCGGTGAAGCCGGCGCAGGCATCAGCTATCAACCCCACGACCCCACCGGCAGCCGCTACGAAACACGCCCGGTCCCGTACCTGGACCTGGACTGGGGCGACGTCAGCCTGAGCACCGACGACGGCCTGACCTGGAGCGCCCTGAAGACCCACGGTTTTACCGCCGGCCCGTACATCAATTACCTGCAAGGGCGCACGTCCAACGGCTCGTTGCAGGGGCTGCGCAATGTGTCGGATATGGCTGAAGTGGGCGGTTTCATCCAATACGCCCCGGTCGACTTCTGGCGCGTGTACGCACAACTGGGCCAGGCCGTCGGCGGCGGCCACTCGCAGAGCGGCGCGCTGGGCAAGATCGGCGGCGAGCTGGGCTACCCGTTGGGCGGCGGGATCATCGGCAGCAGCGGCCTGGTCGCGCACTTCGCCGATGCGCGCCAGACCCAGACGTTTTTCGGGGTAGACAATAACGAAGCTGCCGCCACGGGGTTCAAGGCCTACAACGCCAGCGGCGGGTTCCAGAACCTCACCCTGACCCAGAGCTTCGAATTCCCGCTGGCACCCCACTGGTCACTGCTGACCAGCGCCAGTTGGGTCCACCTGGTGGGCTCGGCATCGAACAGCAGCATCGTCAAGCAGACCGGCGACGTGAACCAGGGCCAGGTACAGACGGCAATTAGCTATAAGTTCGATTAG
- a CDS encoding alpha/beta hydrolase: protein MNNLEIDLGEGDAGFVLGDGPVGILLIHGLTGTPTELRQVAKGLAKAGNCTVYVPTLAGHCGDNSDLQATGWRDWYEGVRKTFVQIRRRHAQVFVGGLSMGAVMSMYVAAEHPGQVAGLLMYSTTLKYDGWSINKLAFLTPLLMKIPFGVHICSFEEKPPYGIKNERLRAIVERQMKEGESSEAGLLTMEGITVRELHRMNAVVKKRMPQVKVPALVLHSIEDDITSRWNADYVERHLGGPVTKILLDNCYHMITVDLQYRRVIELSAQFVEQHTSAVDAGYLEGQAALCG from the coding sequence GTGAACAACCTCGAGATCGACCTCGGTGAAGGTGATGCCGGCTTCGTTCTCGGTGACGGTCCGGTCGGGATTCTGTTGATCCACGGCCTGACCGGCACCCCGACGGAATTGCGCCAGGTTGCCAAAGGCCTGGCCAAAGCGGGCAATTGCACGGTGTACGTGCCGACCCTGGCCGGGCACTGCGGCGACAACAGCGACTTGCAGGCCACCGGCTGGCGTGACTGGTACGAAGGCGTGCGCAAGACCTTCGTGCAAATCCGTCGGCGGCATGCGCAGGTATTCGTCGGTGGCTTGTCCATGGGCGCGGTGATGTCGATGTACGTGGCCGCCGAGCACCCCGGGCAAGTCGCCGGTCTGCTGATGTATTCCACCACCTTGAAGTACGACGGCTGGAGCATCAACAAACTGGCGTTCCTCACGCCGTTGCTGATGAAAATCCCGTTCGGCGTGCACATCTGCAGTTTCGAAGAGAAACCGCCCTACGGCATCAAGAATGAACGCCTGCGGGCCATCGTCGAACGGCAGATGAAGGAAGGGGAGAGCAGCGAGGCGGGGTTGCTGACCATGGAAGGCATCACCGTGCGCGAATTGCACCGGATGAACGCCGTGGTCAAGAAACGCATGCCCCAGGTCAAGGTGCCGGCGTTGGTGCTGCATTCGATCGAGGATGACATCACCAGCCGCTGGAACGCCGACTACGTGGAACGCCACCTCGGCGGGCCGGTGACCAAGATCCTGCTGGACAACTGCTATCACATGATCACCGTCGACCTGCAGTACCGCCGGGTGATCGAGTTGAGTGCGCAGTTCGTCGAGCAACACACCTCGGCTGTGGATGCCGGCTACCTGGAGGGCCAGGCGGCCCTTTGTGGCTAG
- the metR gene encoding transcriptional regulator MetR, whose amino-acid sequence MLEIRHLKTLHALREADSLVEAAERLHLTQSALSHQFKELEERLGLPLFVRKTKPLRFTSAGLRLLQLADATLPLLRGAERDIARLAGGTAGRLHMAIECHSCFQWLMPTIDQFRDAWPEVELDLASGFAFAPLPALARGDLDLVVTSDPLELPGITYVPLFTYEAMLAVANQHPLANKSYIVPEDLLTETLITYPVERDRLDIFTRFLEPADVEPAQVRTSELTVMMMQLVASGRGVCGMPHWALHEYSSRGYVKAKRLGEKGLFATLYAGIRADMLDAPYMRDFLLTAKDTSFSTLDGVSAVR is encoded by the coding sequence GTGCTCGAGATCCGTCACCTCAAGACCCTGCACGCCCTGCGCGAAGCCGACAGCCTGGTGGAAGCCGCCGAACGCCTGCACCTGACGCAATCGGCGCTGTCCCACCAGTTCAAGGAGCTGGAAGAGCGCCTGGGCCTGCCGCTGTTCGTGCGCAAGACCAAGCCGTTGCGCTTCACCAGCGCCGGCCTGCGCCTGCTGCAACTGGCCGACGCCACCCTGCCCCTGCTGCGCGGCGCCGAGCGTGATATTGCGCGGTTGGCCGGCGGCACCGCCGGGCGCCTGCACATGGCGATCGAGTGCCACAGTTGCTTCCAGTGGCTGATGCCGACCATCGACCAGTTCCGCGATGCCTGGCCGGAAGTCGAGCTGGACCTGGCCTCCGGTTTCGCCTTCGCCCCGCTGCCGGCCCTGGCCCGTGGCGACCTGGACCTGGTGGTGACCTCCGACCCGCTGGAACTGCCGGGTATCACCTACGTGCCGCTGTTCACCTACGAAGCCATGCTGGCGGTGGCCAACCAGCACCCGCTGGCGAACAAGTCCTACATCGTCCCGGAAGACCTGCTCACCGAAACCCTGATCACCTACCCGGTGGAACGCGACCGCCTGGACATCTTCACCCGCTTCCTCGAACCGGCCGACGTGGAACCGGCCCAGGTGCGTACCTCGGAGCTGACGGTGATGATGATGCAACTGGTGGCCAGCGGCCGCGGCGTGTGCGGCATGCCCCATTGGGCGCTGCACGAATACAGCTCGCGCGGTTATGTGAAGGCCAAGCGCCTGGGCGAGAAAGGCTTGTTTGCGACGCTGTACGCGGGGATTCGTGCGGACATGCTGGACGCGCCGTACATGCGCGATTTCCTGCTGACGGCCAAGGACACCTCGTTCTCGACATTGGATGGGGTCAGCGCGGTGCGGTGA
- a CDS encoding NUDIX hydrolase: MPTTIRIAAALLIGGDGQTLLVRKRGTQAFMQPGGKIDAGEQPVEALARELHEELNLRIEPGQAAYLGGFSAPAANEPGFTVHAELFQVRIDVPVTPAAEIEEIRWIDPAGDGGLLLAPLTRDQILPFYRASLSTPA, encoded by the coding sequence ATGCCAACCACTATCCGTATCGCCGCCGCGCTCCTGATCGGCGGCGACGGCCAGACTTTGCTGGTGCGCAAGCGCGGCACCCAGGCGTTCATGCAACCGGGCGGCAAGATCGATGCCGGTGAACAACCGGTCGAGGCGCTGGCCCGCGAGCTGCACGAAGAACTGAACCTGCGGATCGAACCGGGCCAGGCGGCCTACCTCGGCGGTTTCTCGGCCCCGGCCGCCAACGAACCCGGCTTCACGGTGCACGCCGAACTGTTCCAAGTGCGGATCGACGTCCCCGTCACCCCCGCCGCCGAAATCGAAGAGATACGCTGGATCGACCCGGCCGGCGATGGCGGCTTGCTGCTGGCGCCCCTGACCCGTGACCAGATCCTGCCGTTCTATCGCGCCTCGCTGAGCACACCGGCCTGA
- a CDS encoding alpha/beta fold hydrolase has translation MRVFVLLAALLFGLPSFAASRCDVNVPTQTVDLAQVSIAYQSIGRASDPALLLVMGLGGQLIHWPDEVVVALCQQGFRVIRYDNRDVGLSTWRQAPASANLTFEVLRYKLGLPVAAPYTLTDMADDALGLMDALQIQQFHVLGASMGGMIAQHLAAMAPQRVESLTLVMTSSGAEGLPAPNAALVQLLSRRSAPNREVALEQQADLLAALGSPNVQDDRQALLHQAALSYDRAFNPEGVKRQIMAILAEPSRVPLLNQLRVPTLVVHGTADPLLPVMHGVHLAAHIQGSQLKLIPGMAHRFQEAFKAPLLTAVLPYLQAHRADTAHWAQIDTVAPAKVL, from the coding sequence ATGCGTGTGTTCGTTCTACTGGCCGCTCTACTGTTCGGCCTGCCGTCTTTTGCGGCGTCTCGATGTGATGTCAATGTCCCGACCCAAACGGTCGACCTCGCTCAGGTCAGCATTGCCTACCAGAGTATCGGTCGGGCGTCCGACCCGGCCTTGCTGCTGGTGATGGGCCTGGGCGGGCAGTTGATCCATTGGCCCGACGAAGTCGTCGTCGCGCTGTGCCAGCAGGGTTTCCGGGTGATCCGCTACGACAACCGCGATGTCGGCCTGTCCACCTGGCGCCAGGCCCCGGCCAGCGCCAACCTGACCTTCGAGGTGCTGCGCTACAAACTCGGCCTGCCGGTGGCGGCGCCGTATACCTTGACGGACATGGCCGATGACGCCCTGGGCTTGATGGACGCGTTGCAGATCCAGCAATTCCACGTCCTGGGCGCGAGCATGGGCGGCATGATCGCCCAGCACCTGGCGGCCATGGCGCCGCAGCGGGTGGAAAGCCTCACGCTGGTCATGACCAGCTCCGGTGCCGAAGGCCTGCCGGCGCCGAATGCGGCGCTGGTGCAGTTGCTGTCGCGGCGCAGCGCGCCCAACCGTGAAGTGGCCCTGGAACAACAGGCCGACCTGCTCGCGGCGCTGGGCAGCCCGAATGTGCAGGACGATCGCCAGGCGTTGCTGCACCAGGCGGCGCTGTCCTACGACCGCGCCTTCAACCCGGAGGGGGTGAAACGCCAGATCATGGCGATCCTTGCCGAACCGAGTCGCGTGCCGTTGCTCAACCAACTGCGGGTGCCGACCCTGGTGGTCCACGGCACCGCCGACCCGTTGTTGCCGGTGATGCACGGCGTGCACCTGGCCGCGCATATCCAGGGCAGCCAATTGAAGCTGATTCCCGGCATGGCCCATCGTTTCCAGGAAGCTTTCAAGGCGCCGTTGCTGACGGCGGTGTTGCCGTACCTGCAAGCCCATCGCGCGGACACCGCCCATTGGGCGCAGATCGATACGGTGGCGCCAGCGAAGGTGTTGTGA
- a CDS encoding DMT family transporter produces MSTHTINGGWLHGRLGTAVLWALLICTESAGQLFTKVAGDQLGQMAFTWQWLAEVARNPGILAAIACYIGAFFVWMLILRRSSLSLAFPLSSLVFVGVLLGSWLGLGEHISPLHWLGVAVIIVGIALLAEGEEN; encoded by the coding sequence ATGAGTACGCACACGATCAATGGCGGTTGGTTGCATGGGCGCCTGGGCACGGCAGTGCTGTGGGCCTTGCTGATCTGCACCGAGAGCGCCGGCCAGTTGTTTACCAAGGTTGCCGGGGATCAACTGGGACAGATGGCGTTCACCTGGCAGTGGCTGGCCGAGGTGGCGCGCAACCCTGGGATCCTGGCGGCGATCGCCTGTTACATCGGCGCGTTTTTCGTGTGGATGCTGATCCTGCGGCGCAGCAGCCTGTCCCTGGCGTTTCCCCTGAGTTCGCTGGTGTTTGTGGGGGTGCTGCTCGGTTCGTGGCTGGGGCTGGGGGAACATATCAGCCCGCTGCACTGGTTGGGGGTGGCGGTGATTATCGTCGGTATCGCGCTGTTGGCCGAAGGCGAAGAAAACTGA
- a CDS encoding arginase family protein, translating to MNILDLDHSLTGQAPIARRLASGRATRIDLLDLGPKLRLWSTEKTWKRFAERLAQRPRPTDARPEILFVGSGDYHHLTPAFLADLKEPVSLIHFDNHPDWVRFAPKRHCGSWVNRALKMPAIKRVVTLGPCSDDLHNPQLRGGNLGALKRGQLQLFPWQHAPSKVWGRIGDGAGHQQQENHLHWRNLAELDWAAFLEQMIASLPTEAIWITIDKDVLASEDAATNWDQGGMRLSHLLQALRALAARKRIIGIDVCGEFAQPAFSNAFKRWEAKSDQPPPERWSAEDLQRNAATNAALIDLFEELFP from the coding sequence TTGAATATTCTTGACCTCGACCACAGCCTCACCGGTCAGGCCCCGATTGCCCGGCGTTTGGCCAGTGGCCGTGCCACACGCATCGACCTGCTGGACCTGGGGCCGAAGCTACGCCTGTGGTCCACCGAAAAAACCTGGAAGCGCTTCGCCGAACGCCTGGCCCAGCGGCCCCGGCCCACGGATGCGCGACCGGAAATCCTGTTTGTCGGCTCCGGCGATTATCACCACCTCACGCCGGCGTTTCTTGCCGATCTCAAAGAACCCGTCAGCCTGATCCACTTCGACAACCACCCTGACTGGGTGCGCTTTGCGCCTAAGCGTCACTGCGGGTCGTGGGTCAATCGCGCGCTGAAGATGCCGGCGATCAAGCGTGTCGTCACCCTCGGTCCCTGCAGCGATGACCTGCATAACCCGCAACTGCGCGGCGGCAACCTCGGCGCCCTCAAGCGCGGGCAGTTGCAGCTGTTTCCCTGGCAGCACGCGCCGTCGAAAGTCTGGGGTCGGATCGGCGATGGCGCCGGGCATCAGCAGCAGGAAAACCATCTGCACTGGCGCAACCTGGCGGAGCTGGATTGGGCGGCATTCCTCGAGCAGATGATCGCCAGCCTGCCCACCGAAGCGATCTGGATCACCATCGACAAAGACGTGCTCGCCAGCGAAGACGCGGCCACCAACTGGGACCAGGGCGGCATGCGCCTGAGCCACTTGCTGCAAGCCCTGCGGGCGTTGGCGGCGCGCAAGCGCATCATCGGCATCGACGTGTGCGGCGAATTCGCCCAGCCGGCGTTCAGCAACGCGTTCAAGCGTTGGGAAGCCAAGTCCGACCAGCCGCCGCCGGAGCGCTGGAGCGCTGAAGATTTGCAGCGTAACGCGGCGACCAATGCCGCCCTGATCGACCTGTTCGAGGAGCTGTTCCCGTGA
- a CDS encoding MtnX-like HAD-IB family phosphatase has protein sequence MIHWHIVCDFDGTITPTDVIDNVLQRFAGPEWETIEQQWLDGHIGSRECLSRQLALIKATPAELLAYFDSVEIDPDFPDFVDHVMGLGASIEVVSDGIEQGIARILSRNYVTLLPIIANRLRQVDQDSWRIDFPYASDACRAASGNCKCKSTPRNKRVLVIGDGKSDMCVASTADFVFAKGSLADYCVAHDIPHARFDTFAEVAALLAQLPQGIAANATSFTAADNQELFHHV, from the coding sequence ATGATCCACTGGCATATCGTGTGTGACTTCGACGGGACCATTACCCCCACCGATGTCATCGACAACGTCCTCCAACGCTTCGCCGGCCCCGAATGGGAAACCATCGAACAGCAATGGCTGGATGGGCATATCGGTTCACGCGAATGCCTGAGCCGTCAACTGGCGCTGATCAAAGCCACCCCGGCGGAACTGTTGGCGTATTTCGACAGCGTCGAGATCGACCCGGACTTCCCCGATTTCGTCGATCACGTCATGGGCCTGGGCGCGTCCATCGAAGTGGTCAGCGACGGCATCGAGCAAGGCATCGCGCGCATTCTGTCGCGCAACTACGTGACCTTGCTGCCGATCATCGCCAACCGTCTGCGTCAGGTCGACCAGGACAGCTGGCGCATCGACTTCCCCTACGCCAGCGATGCCTGCCGTGCCGCCTCCGGCAACTGCAAGTGCAAATCCACGCCGCGCAACAAGCGCGTGCTGGTGATCGGTGACGGCAAGTCCGACATGTGCGTGGCCTCCACCGCCGACTTTGTGTTCGCCAAGGGCAGCCTCGCCGACTATTGCGTGGCCCATGACATTCCTCACGCGCGCTTCGACACCTTTGCCGAAGTGGCCGCACTGCTGGCCCAACTGCCCCAGGGCATTGCCGCCAACGCTACCTCCTTTACTGCTGCTGACAACCAGGAACTCTTCCACCATGTCTGA
- a CDS encoding fatty acid desaturase, protein MARPAYRLLQHSLWDLVPIALALAHFAFVIWLVTAFHDLSGWALVPLSLVYAVSLSWSINSISHNQIHNAYFSHHAMNRAFDLLLSVTIGFSQTLYRDIHNRHHRGNSDLPGLDGRTVDPLSIYQRGKNGQPENPWAYTFLSFFRDDPKPFYDEMKRKRPADARWVKVEIAVTVAFYIALAFYHWQAVLWLLPFWYLGQCLSSLNGYYEHFGANPDLPIAWGVSSYSVLYNLIWMNNGYHAEHHYRPKMHWTKMKAFHREIAEQQRAAGVKVIAVSHGLGFLVANRKP, encoded by the coding sequence ATGGCTCGCCCCGCTTACCGCCTGCTGCAACATTCGCTCTGGGACTTGGTGCCCATCGCCTTGGCCCTGGCGCATTTCGCTTTTGTCATCTGGCTGGTCACCGCCTTCCACGACCTGAGCGGATGGGCCCTGGTGCCCCTGTCGCTGGTCTACGCCGTGAGCCTGTCGTGGAGCATCAACAGCATCTCCCACAACCAGATCCACAACGCCTACTTCAGCCATCACGCGATGAACCGGGCCTTCGACCTGTTGCTGTCGGTGACCATCGGGTTTTCCCAGACGCTCTACCGCGATATCCACAACCGCCATCACCGTGGCAACAGCGACCTGCCGGGGCTGGACGGACGCACCGTCGACCCGCTGTCGATCTACCAGCGCGGTAAGAATGGCCAGCCGGAGAACCCGTGGGCCTACACCTTCCTGAGTTTTTTCCGCGACGATCCCAAGCCGTTCTACGACGAAATGAAACGCAAGCGCCCGGCGGACGCGCGCTGGGTCAAGGTCGAGATCGCCGTGACCGTGGCGTTCTATATCGCCCTGGCCTTCTATCACTGGCAGGCGGTGCTGTGGCTGCTGCCGTTCTGGTATTTGGGCCAGTGCCTGTCCTCGCTCAACGGCTACTACGAACACTTCGGCGCCAACCCCGACCTGCCGATCGCCTGGGGCGTGAGTTCCTACAGCGTGCTGTACAACCTGATCTGGATGAACAACGGCTACCACGCCGAGCATCACTACCGGCCGAAAATGCACTGGACCAAGATGAAGGCGTTTCATCGGGAGATCGCCGAGCAGCAGCGCGCGGCGGGGGTCAAAGTGATTGCGGTGTCCCATGGCCTGGGCTTTTTGGTAGCGAACCGCAAACCCTGA